CACCCATTGCATCATGGTGTTTGCCGCCATCGATGAAAATGGGCAAACTGCGCCCGTGCCCAAATGGACGCCGCGCACAGAACAGGAATTGAATATGGAGCAGTACGCCCATCGGCTGATGGACCTGCGGAAGAATATCGAAGATGAAATGAAGCCCTACCTGTAACCCTTAAGCAATGGCGCGGCTGAGCGCCTGGGCCTGGCCGGCCGTATATACGGCGGTCAACAGTTCCCTGCGGGGAATCGGCCGGTCAAACAGGTTGTCGGTGAAAGCCCATGCAATGCGCTGGCTTTGCCCGAGCACGTACACCGCCGGCAGTGGCGCATTCTCCTCGAATCCGGAAAGGCGCGCCCACAAGGGATCCGTTTCCGCGTAAATACCTGCGCTCTTCGCAATTTTGAAATCTTTATCGTACGCCAGCGCAAACGGTACGCCCAGCACCTTCAGGTCTTCCACCGGATCACTGGAAACTACCAGCAACTGCCCTCCCATCACCTGGATATCCGCATACAAATCTTCCAGCTGCTGCAAAAACGGTTTTGAATAGCCGTTCCAGTGGCGGGAATAAAACGCCAGCACCAGCGGCTGGTTCAGCAACTCGCTGCCCACGATGTAAGCGCCCCCCGTGCCGAGGAACGAAAACGGCACCACGAAATCCTCGCGGTGCAAATGGAAAAGCGGCAGTGTGGAGCCTTCAGCAACAGGCTGGATGGGGGTGCGGTCTTTGGGACGGGTCGAAACGATGTCGTACCGGATAGGGGGAAGATCTGCGTAGCGGTTGTTGGTGTACATAAAATGAAGGTTGGTTTGTGATGCTGATTTCAAATGACAATACAAAGATAGGAAGAAATACTATTAGTCCACAAAACTAGTGGACTTTTTTTATAAAAAGAGAAACCCGCCGGAGTAGCGGGTTTCTCTTTTTATCTAAACGGGTAGATCCTTATTGTTTCACGAATTCGCCGTCTGCGATGATGTTGACTTCGTCGCTGAGCATCTGTGCGGGGAATTTGGCGCCGATGTTGAAATCGCTGCGTTTGATGCTGCCGGTAACACGGAAACCTGCGGTGGGCTTTTTGCTCATCGGGTTTTCGATGGTGCCGCGGTACCAGAGTTCGAGGGTCACGGGTTTGGTCACGCCATGGAGGGTGAGGTCGCCGGTGATGCTGTATTTACCGTTGCCCAGGCTTTTCAGCGAAGAGCTTTTGAAAGTCAGGTTGGCGTTGGTGGCTGCGTCGAAGAAATCGGGGGATTTCAGGTGGTTGTCACGCTGCTCGATGCCGGTGTTGATAGAACCGGTTTCAGCGGTGAGGGTGAACACGCCATCGCTGAAGTCAGCTTTGGAAGCGCTCACGGCGGCTTCAAATTTGGTAAAAGAACCAGATACGGTTGAAAGGCCCAGGTGCTGGATGTCAAATTTCAGTTGGGAGTGCGCGCCGTCGGACTTCCAGGTGGATTGTGCAAAGGCGCCAACGGATACTGCCATCGCCAGCAGGAGGCTCATTACTTTTTTCATATGTCGTGCTGTTTGGTTATGAACAGGATTGCAAACTTATGTACATTTGCTTTCAACTTGTTAGTAGTTACCTAAAGGTAAGTAGTTACTTTGAGGTAAGTTTAAGGTTATTCGAGGTTCGATACAAAGAAAACAGGGCTATGTTAAAGTTACAAACAATTTCGGCAGAATGGGAAACCTGTACGGCATTATCTGCGGTACAGGATGCGTTGTATGTGCTCCACGGCAAATGGAAGCTGCCGATCATCGTAGCGCTCAGTTCCGGCAATAAACGGTTCAACGAATTGCAGAAAACGGTGCCGGGCATCGCGGCGAAAGTGCTTTCCCACGAGCTGAAAGAACTGGAGCTCAACGGGTTTGTTACCCGTCGGGTACACGATACCACCCCGGTGCTGGTGGAATATTGCATCACCGATTACAGCAATACGCTGGGCGAAGTGGTGGACGCCCTCCGCAAATGGGGCACCCAGCATAAGGAAAACATCCGCCGGCAATTGAAGAAAGTGGATTAGTCGAGCCGCTGGCGGAGGTAATTCCCCAGCTCCTTCCCGGCGCGCGCGTAGGCGGCGCCGATGCGGGCCCCCGGTTCCGTTGTCGGGCGCGCTGCTTTCGCCTGCCGCCTCGTCGATCTGGATTTTCACGACCACTTTACCGGTCTGCGTATCCATCACCGTGACGGTACCTTTCAGTTTGGCGGACTTGCGGATGATGCCCGATTGCCCTGGTTCGATGTAAACGGAGCTGAAAACCAGTTGATAGCGGGTATCGGGATGTTCCCCGATTTCTTTTTCCGAAAATTTCCGGAGGGATTCCAGGAACTGGGGCTCGTAGAATTTCGATTTGTCGCCCACCCACATTTCTTCCCAGGCATATCCGCTCCCGGGAGCCCTTTTTTCGGCGTCGGCTTTCTTCTTACGGATATAATTCGCTTCTCTTCCCAAATCCCCCACCATTAGTTTATCGTATTTATATATGATATGGAAGGTATCGATGCCTTTGAGCGCGTCGATCATACCGGAGGAAACGTCGATTTTCTGGGCTGTGGCCGAAAAAGCCAGCGCCAGCAGCGGGCACAGGAAAAATAATGTACGGGATCTCATGGTTCGGCTGTTATGCGGATAAATATAAATCTTTTCAGCCATCTGAGAAGGTCAAAAAAATGGGCACCCACGAAGGATGCCCGTATGGTTGCTTTCTTGCGGGTATTGCAGGTTGATTTTTGATGAAGGAACGGTATCGCCCGTCCGCGCAATATAGAGTAGCAACTAAGACCGGTACTGCGGCCTGCTTCATGGTTGGTTGCTGCATTAAACGGATAGCATGGGCACAAGATACGCTCCTCCCCGCCCCGGCGCCATCCATTCACTGAAAACTGAAAAGCCGGTGACAACGCTTCTCCAACTGCGCCGCCGCCCATCCGCCCGGATGAACAAATTCACCGGAACCCGCCGCCGCAAACCCGGAATTTAGACATTTCATAAAAGAATCCGGCCGTACGGCAGGGAAATCACCGACTAATTCGTGACCAATCCATGACATACCAAAAACGGGCGCTACACAACCATTCCGCCGGAGGTATTGTTTCAGTAGATAATTCATCCATTTGCTTTCGCATCGTATCTCACAACCACACCGTATCTGTTCATTACCATAAAACCGCGTACTTCCATGCCAATGAAAACATCCGCAGGTATCCTGCAGGGGGCGAACTTTGAATTCACCATGAAAATCCCCCGACTTACCATGAAAGCCTTATCCATGATGCCATTGCCCATTACAACAGCAGTTCCGGCGGCGATATGCTCACCCAATACTTCCACGACCCGTACGTACATGTATGGTTATACGAATCCCGGCAGTTGGCAATACAGGAGCTGATGGTTAGGATCGCCTCAACCGCCACAGTCGCGCTTTACAATCTGGAAGGCACTGCCCGCTTGCTCACCCGCGGCCGCGGCGCCCTGGAGCTCGAAGCCAACAGCTACCAGATCCTCCGGCTGCAACCGGAAAGCCACCGCCTGGAACTGGCGGAAGGCCGCCACGTTTTCCTCCTCCTGTTCCTCTCACCCACCATTCAATCGCTGGTGAGCCATGATTCGATCGTGGCGCCTTACGCGCAACCTCCCGCCGGCACCTTGTGCAAAACGCGGCTCAATCAGATCCTCAGCCTCTACCAGCCGCTGCTGAAAGGCGATATCTGGCGATTGAAACGACAGGTCCTGCTGCTCGACCTGCTCTTCCATACGCTCGATGATGCGGGCATCCAATACCGCCTGGAGGACATGGACGTTTACCATAACGACTACCAGACGCTCAACCGCGTGAAATCCTATATCGCGGAAAACATCGACAAAAAGCTCTCGATCGCCCACCTGGCAAAACATTTCGGCGTGCAGCCCACACAGTTGCGGCGCGGATATTACCGGGTGTTCCACCAGCATTTGTGCGATTATATCCGGGATCTGCGGCTGGATAAGGCCCGCCGGTTGTTGACGCAGACGGGGCTGCCGGTCCATGAGATCGCATGGGAGGTGGGATATGAGTCTGCAGCGGGGTTTTCGCGGGTTTTCTCGCATTATTACCAGCAGCCGCCGATGGACATCCGGAAGTGAGGGGATTGTACGAATGAAAAAAATGCAAAGAAATCTGTCGATCCGGATATTGGAAAATAAAATTAGAAGAGTAGATTTACATATAGAAGCATGAACGGCATGAGAATGCACAACAGACTGAGAACGATTCATGCCACGCTAAATAATGTCTGCAACACGAAAGAAACTAGCATCTAAACAGCAATTAAACCGGGTATCTATGAAGCAAAAGAAGTTGCTTGAGAGCATAGTGTTTTTCCTCTTTCTATTCTGGATATATGCCGCTGTGGTGAAATTGGCGGATATCAGCTTATGGAGGTTCCGTTTAAAGGAGCAGCCGTTCGACGATGTATTCGCGGAGCCGCTGGCCTGGGGATTACCGGTACTGGAATTTGTTATTGCCGCGTTAATGATATCTGCGCGGACGGTGAAGTGGGGGTTGTACATGGGGGCTGCGTTGCTGGTGGTTTTTAGCGTGTATATTGGAATGATTCAGTTGAATTTCTTTTCACATGTCCCGTGTAGTTGTGCGGGGATAGTAAAGTCTTTCGGATGGACGGAGCATTTAATTTTCAACCTGGTGATATTGGCCGTAACGATGTATGCCATTCTCCGAATAAATAGAATGCAAAGTGGCCCGGCTCCCTCTTTGGTGCAGTTGTCCTGAGTCTACACACAACACTTTCTCCTTTACTGTTTTTGCCAACTTTCCCGTTCCCTTTAATTTTTTTATCAGCTAGCATTTGCAACGGCAGGAAACTGCCTCTTGTATTTGTATTTATTTACATCTAAGTATCGTATTGCTCTCACAGAAAAAAAGTTTTATTATGAAAAAGCTCAAAATTGGCTTAATCGCAATTGCATTGATTGTTGGTGGTGTTCAGGCGTATGGGGGATTGAGGTTTACAACTTATTATTGCGAACCAGGAATAATCATCTCTGACCCATGGTATATCGTGGCAGCTAATTCACCTGCATTTTCATGTAGTGGCGGTACTTTATTTAACAATATTTGCACGTTCAGTACTAGTGGTTCATATGGAGTTGGACAAATAGTCTCAAGTACTAACTGTACTGTTCAATCATCATATGAAGATTAAGTTTTCTATCGTTCATTTTGCGTGATACCAGTCAGATTTATTTCATTTTGAGGTATTGGGTAGACATATCTCTTGTCATTTGGCTGTAGTTCAATAAGAATTCCGTTAACTTTACGATAAATCGGTGTGGCAAGACTAGGGTCAAGATTAATTCTCCTAAGATCTTGCCACCTAATATTACCAGTAAATGGTAGTTCTTTCCGCCTTTCAATTAATACTTTTCTTAATAACGAGTCTGCATTATTTGAGGCATAGTCTTCATATGTGCCGGCTTTATACCTATTACGCAATAGCTTGTTCAGATCATTTCGCGCCGTATTCAAGTTCCCTAATCTAATGTTACTTTCAGCCCTAATTAAATAAGCTTCATTGATTGCTAATCCACAAAAATTACTTGCATTTCCTGTATACCCACCTTTAAATTTAACTGCTTGAACATCTATTTGATTATAAAAATAAATCTGCCGTAAATCATTTATTTCGTATTCATTATATAATGATGTGTCTACCACGCCATAAGAAATGAAGTCGCTGGGAAAAATTGTTTGATAAAGATTGCCTTGAGCATATAAGACAACTTCTGCATTCTGCTCATTGTAATCAGGGAATCTATATGGCAGATTTAGACTTGGCTTCAAGTTAAAGTCAAGCAGAGAATTATTCAAATTCAAACATAATTCAGCGTATTTCCGCGAATTTTCATAATCAGACATATTCAAGTAAATCCTAGCGAGCAATAAATATGCTGCACATTTGGAAGGACGTGTCTTAATTATATTTGTCTCTGGTAAAAGTTCTGCAGAAATTAGTGCATCCCTTACTATTAAATTATACGTTTCTAAAATGGAAGATCGATTGGTAATTTCATTGATATCTGGACTTGTCCGTAAACACAAACCTAAATCTACATCAGCTGTTTCATGATAATACGGTTTACAAAACAGGTTTGCCAATTCAAAATAGAATAACGATCTAAAGAAATGTGCTTGTCCTTTCACATAGTCAAACGTTGCAGAATTGAAGGAATTTCTTCCTATTTCTTCAATACCATACAGAACAATATTCGCATAATTGATTGCTTGATATCCAACCGTATACTCCACAGATGATCGGCCCTCAAAGATATCCTTATTCCATAAATACGAATTACGTTCGGCAATTTGAAGATTTTGAATGAATTGATCGCGCACAATAATATTATCGCTAGCAACCTGACCAATAGTCGGAAGTGTTAAGTTAAATACGGAAGTGTTATTGAGTAACTTTTGGTAATCCTCTATTGCACTAAACACTACGTCTTGTTTTGATCTAGGCTCATTCAACCAATCAGTTGCTTTTTTGCATCCCAAAAACAAGCACCCCAAAGTCACGAAAATGCAGTAAACAAAACTTTTCATACGCATTATAATTTCATTATTGCACCAACAGAAGCGGAGAACGAATTTGGAACACGCGTCATGAGATACAGATTACCCATATGTGAAACATCCGGATCTAGCCCCATTCTGTTCGCCCTCCATAAAATCCCAATATTATTACAGTATGTAAATAGTTCATAACTCTTGAAGACGCCCTTCTGTTTAAGCTTCGATTGGTAAGACAATCTTATATCCTGCAATCTAATGTGATCTCCCCGCTCCACAAGCACTTCAGATCTTTGATAAAACTGCGACCGTAAATCATTGGAAGGATAAGTAACAGAGGGTACTTCTGTAAACAATTCATCCCCAGGCTTCGTCCATCTTTTTGTATAATCCATGTGAGCATCTTTTCGCAATATATCCACATAATTCAACTCAACACTGGGCCGCCTGAAGTAATACTTAAACTTGTATGTGAGTGTAAACGATAAATGAATGTTCTTATAACTGAAATCGTTCCTCCAATTACCAAACCATTGCGGAAAGCCTGATCCATGATACACCAGGCTATCCGGATGAAAGTTATTGAGTATTTTGCTATATTCTCTGCTTATCTGTCCATCTAAATAACCCTGAGGATCTCCTGTTTGGGGATGAATACCCGCCCATTTATAACTAAAAACACCTTTCAAAGACTTGCCCTTTACCAAAATCATCTGCGTAAAGGGATCATTAATGAAAATATTACTTCGGTTGGGAAGCTGTGTTGACTCGACCAATTCGTCTTTCAGGTTTGTTGCAGTGAGTTTGGAATACCATCGAACCTGCCCCAGTTTGAATACTCCATTTAACGTAACTTCCAAACCATTCGCCTTCGTAGCCGCAGAATTCAAGTACGCACTTGAAAAGCCTGTCTGAGGTGCTAAAACTACCTGCTGCACCAAATCCTTATTGCTTTTCCTGAACAATTCGATCGAGCCAAAAACAACGTTCTTAAACATTGAAAAATCCAGCCCCAGGTTTGCAATTCTCACTTTCTCCCAGCTAAGCTCCGCATT
Above is a genomic segment from Chitinophaga pollutisoli containing:
- a CDS encoding redoxin domain-containing protein, encoding MYTNNRYADLPPIRYDIVSTRPKDRTPIQPVAEGSTLPLFHLHREDFVVPFSFLGTGGAYIVGSELLNQPLVLAFYSRHWNGYSKPFLQQLEDLYADIQVMGGQLLVVSSDPVEDLKVLGVPFALAYDKDFKIAKSAGIYAETDPLWARLSGFEENAPLPAVYVLGQSQRIAWAFTDNLFDRPIPRRELLTAVYTAGQAQALSRAIA
- a CDS encoding YceI family protein — translated: MKKVMSLLLAMAVSVGAFAQSTWKSDGAHSQLKFDIQHLGLSTVSGSFTKFEAAVSASKADFSDGVFTLTAETGSINTGIEQRDNHLKSPDFFDAATNANLTFKSSSLKSLGNGKYSITGDLTLHGVTKPVTLELWYRGTIENPMSKKPTAGFRVTGSIKRSDFNIGAKFPAQMLSDEVNIIADGEFVKQ
- a CDS encoding helix-turn-helix domain-containing protein; its protein translation is MLKLQTISAEWETCTALSAVQDALYVLHGKWKLPIIVALSSGNKRFNELQKTVPGIAAKVLSHELKELELNGFVTRRVHDTTPVLVEYCITDYSNTLGEVVDALRKWGTQHKENIRRQLKKVD
- a CDS encoding AraC family transcriptional regulator; the protein is MVRIASTATVALYNLEGTARLLTRGRGALELEANSYQILRLQPESHRLELAEGRHVFLLLFLSPTIQSLVSHDSIVAPYAQPPAGTLCKTRLNQILSLYQPLLKGDIWRLKRQVLLLDLLFHTLDDAGIQYRLEDMDVYHNDYQTLNRVKSYIAENIDKKLSIAHLAKHFGVQPTQLRRGYYRVFHQHLCDYIRDLRLDKARRLLTQTGLPVHEIAWEVGYESAAGFSRVFSHYYQQPPMDIRK
- a CDS encoding MauE/DoxX family redox-associated membrane protein, encoding MKQKKLLESIVFFLFLFWIYAAVVKLADISLWRFRLKEQPFDDVFAEPLAWGLPVLEFVIAALMISARTVKWGLYMGAALLVVFSVYIGMIQLNFFSHVPCSCAGIVKSFGWTEHLIFNLVILAVTMYAILRINRMQSGPAPSLVQLS
- a CDS encoding RagB/SusD family nutrient uptake outer membrane protein; translated protein: MKSFVYCIFVTLGCLFLGCKKATDWLNEPRSKQDVVFSAIEDYQKLLNNTSVFNLTLPTIGQVASDNIIVRDQFIQNLQIAERNSYLWNKDIFEGRSSVEYTVGYQAINYANIVLYGIEEIGRNSFNSATFDYVKGQAHFFRSLFYFELANLFCKPYYHETADVDLGLCLRTSPDINEITNRSSILETYNLIVRDALISAELLPETNIIKTRPSKCAAYLLLARIYLNMSDYENSRKYAELCLNLNNSLLDFNLKPSLNLPYRFPDYNEQNAEVVLYAQGNLYQTIFPSDFISYGVVDTSLYNEYEINDLRQIYFYNQIDVQAVKFKGGYTGNASNFCGLAINEAYLIRAESNIRLGNLNTARNDLNKLLRNRYKAGTYEDYASNNADSLLRKVLIERRKELPFTGNIRWQDLRRINLDPSLATPIYRKVNGILIELQPNDKRYVYPIPQNEINLTGITQNER